CTTTCTTTTCTCGCGAATACTTAGACACCCCCCTTTATCACATTAGGGCTCCCCACCGTAATGAGAGAATCGTCCTTCCGGATCCTACTCCCTCTGGTCTTGTCGATCCCCAGAGAGATCTCAGTCTGGTCTTCTTTGTCAAGCAACGCGAGTTTGGCCTGACTTTCCCATTCTCCCCTTTTTTCATCGAGGTCTTCCACTATTGCAGGATTACCCCTCGTATGCTTGCCCCCAATTCcatcctttttatgtgttcctTTGAGTCGGTGAGTCTCAGTTGGGGTTTCAACCCTACGGCTGCCCTGTTTTCTACCTTCTTCCGTCTAGTCcgggttagccagagtttttatTACTTTGCCCCTCGAGGGGGGCTGTCCATCTTTTCTGGGCACAAAGATTCCATCAAAGGTTGGGGTTCGCTGTTGTGGAGCTGAAACAAGGCCCCGGGGTGTCGTGGCAAGTCGACCTCCCTTGGAGGGATGTACCTCCGGGCTGCAACGACCTTCCCCAACTGACCCTCTCTGAGCAGATTAGCCTTCTCAGACTGACTTCTGTTAAACGGAAGTATGACGTCTAGAAGTGCATGTTTGTGTCCAGTCTTCAGGACTGCCAGGAAGCTGGTATTTGTTAGCTGAGGTCttatctttctttattttctctttacatTTCATCGGATATGCCACTAACTCGCTTGATTATTTGTGTTTTCTGCAGCTTCTGATCTCCCCATGGACAAAATTAAGCCACCAAAGAACTTTGTTCTATCTCGGGAGAGCATGCGAGCTGCCCTAGACGCTTTCCGGGCTGGCATGTCAGTGGCCAACACCACTCGGGAGGTTGCCCGCATGATCTTCCCTAGGGCAGCTGGTAGGATTGTCCCTCATGTCCCAACTTCTTCCCGTGCACTGGTGCCGATCTTTAGGGAGTCCCGTTCTGGTGCTTCTAAGGCCTCCAGTCGTAGCCGGTCTCACTCTTCCTCCAGGCCTCCCACGGCTTCAAAGTCCAAGCCGGCCTCAATCCCGTCATCCCAGGAGCTCGTCGTCATTGAGGAATTCATTGAGGACGTCTTGTCGGGAAAGAATGAGGTCGTTTCTACTATTGGAGGTGTTCCCCAGGAAAGCATTGAGGTCCTGCCAGTTGTCAAAGGTGCTCCCGAGGGTGAAGCCGAGGTCGTCCCAGCTGGCCAGAGTATTTCCAAGGATGGGGCAAAGGCCAAAGCCCTTTCAGCTGCTCCTCGCTCAAAAAAGACCTCGGCCAATGGTGACATCGTTCTCAAGGAGGCCATTGGTAAGCGAGCTCCTCCCACGGAGGTTCCAGCTATGGCTCCAGCCCCGAAGAGGGCTCGCACTTTAAGCAGCCTGCTTCAGCCTCGCCTCCTGCCGAGAAGAAGAAGACGTCAGTGGAGCCGTTATACTCTGCCCCGGACAATGAGATCTTGAATGCCGATGAAATCACTCCCCAGTCCCCCACGAGCATTGTTGCCAAGCTGTTGCAAGAGAGAATGTTCGGTGGGGTCACTGATGCCTCAGACCCACGCTTACTCGCTCTCACTGGCCTTCTAGCTTGTTATACTCGGGAGCAGGTGGCTTTTCGCTCCCATACTCGAGGGGAGCTAGGGGACACAGTTAGGGAAATGCTCCTCATGGTGAGTTATTTCCTCTGTTTTGGATTGTTTTTGTTCCCGTTGTTTTCTAATTTTGTTGCATCTTCTTTCTGCCAGGTAATGGGTGTCTTTATGGAGATCGACGCTCGTGACCAGCCACTCCAGAGCTCGGTGGACCGCCAAATTGAGGAAGCCCGCCATGGGGAAAATCTCGCAGCAACAAGTGATGCCAGGGGTCAGCTCGCGGTAGCTCACGGTCATCTGAAGACCCTTAAAGAGGAGCTGACTTAGACTCAGGATGCTGTTAGGAGGGCTGACAAGAGGGCAGCTGCAGCAGTCTCGTCGCGATGAAGTGTTAGCGCAGCTGTCCTCTTTGGAGAGTGCCCATCGTGAAAGAGATGAGGCCGTGGTCCAGCGTGATGAGGCCTGGCGTCAGTGTGAGGCAGCTCGAGCAGATCGTGATGACGTCCAAGCCCGTTTTGAAACAATGGTATCCCAGAGGGAGGAGGCCCTAGCTCGGATTGTCGTCCTTGAGCAGGAACTTAGCAAGTGCACCGAGGATTTGAAAGGCCTGGCATCGGCAGCTGAGGAATCGAAACTTCAGCAACGACAGCTCTTCCAAGAGGTCAAGGTTATGGAGGGGAGGTGTTCTGCCTTGCTCGAGGATGCCAAACTTACTGAGGACAAGGTCCGGTTGGCATGTGAAGAGTGCCTGCAGGAGTATGAAGGGTCTGCTGAGCTGAGAGCTGAGATCGATCAAGCTTGCTAGAGATGTTTACAAGAGTACAAGGACTCTTCGGAGTTAAAGACTGAAATCAGGCGGGCCTGTGAAGATCATCTTCAACATTACAAGGACTCTCCTGAGCTAAGACCAAGATTGAGAAGGCCTGTGAGGTGCGACTTGTGGAGTTCAAAGCCTCTGATGTGATGAAAAACGAGATATGGAGCAGAGCTTTCCGCATGTTCACCTCTGGATTCAACCAAGGTCTGAAAGAAGCTAGGGATGCCCCCTCCACCCCATTAGCTCAGCTCCGAGCTCCTAAAGTAGATTCTGATGGGGAGGAGGTGTGCTATGGGGAGGACGATAATCCCTTACCTAAGGGCGCTCCTTCTTTGCCGATTGGACCTCATGAAGAGGGTGATGGGCCTCACGGGCCTCAGCAGGGCGATGATGAGTCCTCTGCAAATGTTTCTGATCTACCTTAGGCAATTTCAATCTTTGTCTTTGTTGTGAACTCGGGGCATCCAACCCCTTTTCCATGCCCCTTTCTAGCAATCATCCAGGTTTGGACCGCGCCCTCAGCTGTTGCCGTTCGTACTTTATTTGAGTGCTTCGTTCATTATAGGATAGTCCAAGCTGAATGGCAAGTTCGTCTATTTAGTTGAGCTAAAGAGCTGGTGATTTCTGCATTCCTCGTAGCTCGgtcttttctaattttatttttcttccgaTCTTGGTCTCGTATCGTTTTGCTTGAGGCTCAGTCTCTTCAGGCCTGCTTGTCGTTTCTAGGCTTTTTGGCCTCGTgtgggattcaggctcttttggccttactgtcgcttcatcgtcTCAGCCAGTTCtgtggtgccgggggtcattttccgaggccggccacctacctcactgaggtcttgcgtaaGATTTAGGCtattttggccttactgtcgcttcatcatctcagccggttatGTGGTACTGGGGATCATttttcgagaccggtcacctacctcattgaggtcttgcgcaagattcaggctcttttggccttactgtcgcttcatcatctcagccggttttgtggtgccgggggtcattttccgaggccagtcacctacctcactgaggtcttgcgcaagattcaggctcttttggccttactgtcgcttcatcatctcagccggttttgtggtgccgggggtcatTTTCCGAGGCCGATCaccctacctcactgaggtcttgcgcaagattcagactcttttggccttactgtcgcttcatcatctcagccagttttgtggtgccgggggtcattttccgagaccggtcacctacctcactgaggtcttgagcaAGATTTAGGCtcttttggccttactgtcgctttatCGTcacagccggttttgtggtgccggggtcattttccgaggccggtcacctatctcactgaggtcttctagcatctgttctttctttttcgaAGAGAACTAAGACGCATAATAATAGGAATAACATTGCTTGCTAAAAATAGCATTATTCAATTCATTCATATTTTCAAAGTAcaagagttttcttcatgttacAAGCACTTTAAGGGAAGTACCTCTTCAGatgctggatattccaagcatggggTTCCGGATTTCCCTGCAGGTCTTCAATTCGATATACACCCGGTTTGACAACTTTGGTTATCCTGAAAGGGCCTTCCTAGGTTGGTGCTAGCTTTCCCACTGCAGCTCTCTTTCCTGTGGCCTCCAGCTTTCTTGGGGCCAGATCTCCTACCTTCAAGCTCCTTTCCCTGACTTTTTTATTGTAGTAGCGAGGTGCCTtctgttgataagcagcagtgcagacttgagcttcttctctgttataagttatagaaagtaaatatgttaatataggaagtaaatattaatagatgggtcagttgcttaatcttagggattgtataatcataggcttgattttcctttctgtttagataccgtctctcatgtataaataggttgtaatctctattgtgaaagataacaacaaatattatctttctacatgatATCAAAGCcattctcgtagagatttaatttttttttttttctctctagtcaagttaaacaaaaaaaaaatttttggagacttaggtctctgttcatttgggttacccataaaaggtaacatttggatctcaccatcACTGGAGTCGCCACATCATTCCCTTGTCAGATCTGAGGTTTGTTTGCCGTTCGGGTTTTGTTCACAGGTACTGTTCATCGATACTGTTCACACCGGGTACTGTTCACGTGGTACTGTTCATGCCGGgtactgttttctgattctgtgtttcttttgttgctatcgTTTTGGATTGGTTGTCCTTATGACCGAAGTTAAAACCACCACCGTAATtgatgtgattcctatgatgactaaaatcacggaacacaaattgaatggatcttccgatcagggaattttgatatctgcagatgagtatgcacaattcatccaataccaggcatctctaaaatcctctaattcctcctctatcattgcaattgccgagtcaggtaactctactacatgtcttgtgtcttcatcctccaaatgggttattgattctggtgctaccgatcatatgtcaggtaattctacccttttgtccaatcttgagtctcatacatcgccttcttatgttactcttgctgatggcactaaatcttctgtcataggttctggtcatgtcaacttaacctcttctctttctgtatcctctgtgttatgtctccctaagttcgcatttaatttgctttccgttagtaaactcactcgtgcattgaattgttaTGTCTCATTCTTTATTGATCactgtgtttttcaggatctttcgacgaaaCAGATTATTAATAGAGggagtgagtcagagggtctttacgtcttggatcagcaactacctcgatCTCCTCGATCTCTGATATGCTCCATGCGTTTAACActttttgatgttcattgtcgtttggggcatccttctctctcggctttgaagaagttatatccacagtttcattctttgtctattctagattgtgagtcttgtcaatttgccaaacatcattgtttacctacactgtctcgagtcaataaacggacttcgtccccctttgagttagttcattcagatgtttggggtccttgtccttTTGTGTCTAAGTTtggctttaagtattttgttacttttgttaacgatttctctcgtactacttggttatttttaatgaagagtctttcagaattattttattttttttgtgcattttatgctgaaatccaaacccaattcaatacttccatcTGTATATtacaaagtgataatgctaaagagtatctctctggggaatttcaatcttatttgttacaaaaagggattcttcatcagtcctcttgtgttgccactccttcacaaaatggagttgctgaaagaaaaaatcgacatcttcttgaagtagccagagccctcttattccaaatgaaggtacctaaatgtttttgggctgatgttgcatccactgcttgtttttttatcaatcgcatgcctttctccatccttcatggtgatatcccttataacattttgtttcccactaaatctttgtttcctattgagccacgtatctttggttgttcttgttttgttcgtgatgttcgtccacaggttactaaattggatcccaaatcactcaaatgtgtcttccctggctactctcgacgtcagaaagggtatcgttgtttttctcctgatctgaatcggtatcttgtgtctgcggatgtaacattctttgagtccactccattttttccgccatcatctgtttataacacccaggaggaggaagatgacctcttgttatacattgttcgctctctgtctcctcagactactcctacacctttcgctcatgtgccaggtcgccctcccatctttcatgtgtattccagacgcttagaggactctgactccgttccactacccgcttcttcgtcgaccgatcctgctcccactgatccttcactgtctgatttggatttgcccattgctcttcacaaaggtaaacgtacttgcacttatcctatttcatcttgtgtctcttatgatcaattatcctcctcttcttgttgttttgccactgctttagattctatttcaattcccaaaactgttattgaggctttgtcccatcctggttggcgtgctgcaatggaagaggaaatgatggcccttgacactaatggtacttgggagttgatgtccttacCCCCAGGAAAGtgggctattgggtgcaaatgggtgtttgcagtgaaagtaaaccctgatggatctattgctcacctcaaggcccgtttagtggccaaaggttatgcacaaacttatggagttgactattctgatacattctccccagttgccaagctcgcatctgtccgattgtttatttccttgacgGCCACTCATGATTGGCatttgcatcaactggatattaaaaatgcttttccttatggtgatcttcaggaggaggtttatattgagcaaccacctgatTTTGTTGCTCAGAGGGAGTCaggtaaggtttgtagacttcaaAAATCTCTTTATGACTTGAAACCGAGTCCTCaggcatggtttggcaggtttagtgaggtggtccaacagtttagaatgaagatgagtaagtgtgatcactcagtgttttatagaaattctgatagtggagtaattctgcttgtagtatatgtggatgatatcgttattacaagaagtgacattgctggcatcacatccctaaaagaatttcttaaaatacagtttcatacaaaggatttgggttccttgaaatatttcttgggaatcgaagttatgcggtgtaagaaaggcatcttcttatctcaaagaaaatatgttcttgatttgttggcagaaacaggaaaattggatgctaagccttgtagtgcccaATGACCcttaaccttcaacttaccacagaagacagtgagccatttacagatcctggaaggtatagaagattagttggcaagctgaattatttgacggtaactcgtcctgatattgcatattcagtgagtgtggtaagtcagtttatgtcctctCCAACTGTTGCCCAGTGGAatgctctgggacagattctctgttaccttaaaggggcctcagggcgaggcctattctatggtaaccatgggcactcaaatattgaatgcttttctgatgctgattgggcaggctcaaaagttgataggaggtcaactactgggtattgtgtttttgtgggaggtaacttggtcacatggaaaagtaaaaagcaaaatgtggtctcccgttctagtgctgaatctgaatatcgagtcatggcacaagccgtttgtgaaatcttgtgggcacgtcaactgttggaagaagttgAGTTCACAAATttggtgcctgctaagttgtggtgtgataatcaagcagctatccacattgcctccaatctagtatttcacgagaggactaaacacatcgagattgattgtcattttgttcgtgaaaaggtccaacaaaagataatatcaacaggacatatccgaactggagaacaattaggagatattttcactaaagctctaaatgggactcgagttgattatatatgtaacaagttgagCATGATTAACatctatgatccaacttgagggggagtgttataagttatagaaaataaatatgttaatataggaagtaaatattaatagatgggtcagttgcttaatcttagggattgtataatcataggcttgattttccttcctgtttagatatcgtctctcatgtataaataggttgtaatctctattatgAAAgataacaacaaatattatctttttacATTCTCTGATCTCCTTTAGGGCATCCAAGTTACTCCTTAACTTGTCACTATTGGTATCCTCGTTATTGAACTGGACTCGGTGAGTGGGAACTTGCAACTCAATAGGAACCACAGCTCCACTACCAAATGCCAATGCGAAAGGTGTCTCCTTCGTTGGCGTCCGAGGGGTGGTCCAGAATGCCCACAGGATGCTATTGAGCTCATCTGCCCAATTCTTCTTTGCTTTATCCAGTCGCTTCTTCAATCCCTGGAGGATAGCTTGGTTTGTAACCTCCGTCTGGCCATTAGTTTGAGGATGGGCCACCGACAAAAACTTATGCCAAATGTTCATGTTTCTTGTGAACTCTTTAAAGATCTTGCAGTCGAACTGCTTGCCATTGTCTGATATAAGCACCCTCAGTATTCCAAAACTgcttcccacagacggcgccaattgatgttctGAAATCCAGAGAATAGGGTTTACAATAGTTGTGTAAGCTTGGCTGGAGAGGAGGGtgttcctctccttttattccttccctttttgtctgctagtgacgcctAACGGCCTCTCTACTACAGTGTCACCTGCCTCTGTCACGCAGGTCCGTACGTACGAAAGCGTTAGACACCCTCTCCACgccagacggccatttaatttccttCGGCGCACTTGCGGGCGGGGCTACGAAGTGACTAGGCCTGCTGTCCTTCCTCAGGCCACGTTACCGGGCTGAGCTTTTACCTACTGGACCTGAGCTTGTGAGCGACCCGGTCTGCTCCGCATATTCAGATCAGGGCTGAGGGTGCTGGACCGGTCAGTCAAGGGAGTCTCATGGACTTTAGGCCAGTATTGCCTTCTTGGGCCTGGCCTCCTCCTAGGTTAATGAAGCCTGGCAGTCATCATAATCCATCCAACCCTAAATTAGAAGTAAGTTATCGTTTCATGCCACCAATTGCCTGAATTCTAGTTCTACCATTCATCATCCACAAAACAAAGCTTTTACTCACTGGTGTTTCAATGATTTCACTCATGCATAGGAAAACCTCCATATGCGCACAGTTCAATACAGTTGTGAACGCAAGAAAGCGGGGTTGTGAAGGATGGGATTCAAGTAATCAGTGGCGTGAACCATTTGAGAAATGATGTCCTAGAAATACCCAAGAGAGAATACAAGCTCACCAAAAATCATAAATCAGAATCGACTCTTGAGATGTTGCTTCTTCAGATAGCTTAAGCTCGTATTGATAAACAATTGAAAGAACTAAAGAGTATCTGAATTCAATTAGAGAACCAAGGAATAGTATGAAGTAACAACCACAATTAAGTAAGAGTTCAAACAGAGTGGCTAATATGATCAGCAACTGTACCTTTAACAATCACTATAGTTCACAAAATGAAAAGTGAAGACAATAATAGTGGAGACGCTATAAACACTTAATAGAAATTCCATCAAACAGAAAAGGGGCAACCTTAGAAATACCTGAAGCCAGGAAATAAAACTGATGAACAGCGTCAAAAAAAGAAACCATTTAAGAAGGAAAAGGGAAAAATTAATGGAGCAAATATATTATCTAACCTTTGTGGTTGCAGTCGCAGAGAGCTCTCTCCCTCGAGACATTGATGGCACTTGCTGAAACTAAATATGCCCGTTGCGTAAGATAATCAAATTGTGATGTGGTGGAGGCTTATCTTTTTGTCTGATTATTCatcaaacctttttttttttttacttctaAAAATGGAAATTGGTATTTGGTACTTTGCTTCAGAAAATCAAGtgttaattttattgttttttataatttctacaTTAAGCTTCAAAAGGGTGTTCAACTTACCCCCAAATCTTTTGATGATGAGGAGATGATCTAATCTCCATTAAAGGATGCAGGAATTTGTTTTTACTCTCTTATCCATTTGCCCTATCCaaacatattattaataatttatttttccaataatgatggaaataattttatattgataaaagatataaatatatttttataattgtttaatatatatgggtaatttatgtaaatatttgatATATCAAAAAAAGTACTATAACAATAagatatataaatatttgaataacttttttaaaaaaattactgaaattttaataaaattttgatatatatacatatatatatatatatgtatatgtatatatagaaGATTCGGGTCGTTGAATTTTCAaactattttgataaaaaaataatttgtaatataaaaaataaagataaaacagAAAAACTATAGCACATGGCATCTTTTAGAACTTGTTACATTAAGCTACAACATGTCGTAAAGTCTTCTCTAAGCTTCGGCCCTGTAACTCAAAAACGAGAGGAGAACTTAGCCACAAGGAACATCTAACTTGCGGCCAGCAAACAACTAAACAACAGTGAAGAATATGGCAACAGCGGCAATGAGTTGGAGAAAATGCCTTTCGCCGATTttttattacaaccaaacaaaaacatttttattacaaatataATGTTTCTCCACTTGGAgcattttaattactttctaCAGACGAAAAGCTTAGTTCCCGTCCTGCCCGTATCTTTGCTCTTAAACCTAGTTTCCTTGGTTTTCTTCAACGAGTTGATGTCAGTCACTACTTCCCACATTCAACCAACCAAGTACAACCCTAGTTCCATCACAAAACACTTCTACTTGAACATAAAATAAACCTAAAACTCCATGACATTTAATCATTTCTTGACAAATGAATCTTCAGCAAGATCAATGGCACGAGCCAGACCTGCAGCTTTGTTCTCGCACTCTCTCTGCTCATCAGCAGGGTCACTGTCTGCCACAATTCCAGCACCAGCTTGGAGATGGGCAACCCATTCTCGCCGCTTGTTTAGATCATTGTATGAATACATTGTATCATAACGGGTGCTAGTAGGAAAAACAATGGTTCTGAGAGCCAGGGCAACATCCATATCACCAGAAAATGAAATCCCTCCAAATCCACCACTATATGGCCCTCGCCTTGTTACTTCTAGCTGATCAATCAACTCCATTGCTTTTACCTGCATTCGAACATATTTTCTGGTAAGAAACGTGAAAATCACCAATCCTCATGAGGGTCAGAGAAAAGAACCATCCACAGGATCAGAAT
The Manihot esculenta cultivar AM560-2 chromosome 1, M.esculenta_v8, whole genome shotgun sequence genome window above contains:
- the LOC122724667 gene encoding uncharacterized protein K02A2.6-like, with the protein product MEVFLCMSEIIETPVSKSFVLWMMNEHQLAPSVGSSFGILRVLISDNGKQFDCKIFKEFTRNMNIWHKFLSVAHPQTNGQTEVTNQAILQGLKKRLDKAKKNWADELNSILWAFWTTPRTPTKETPFALAFGSGAVVPIELQVPTHRVQFNNEDTNSDKLRSNLDALKEIRESSNVIPIIMRLSSLRKRKNRC